In Gimesia chilikensis, the DNA window GTAGAAGACAAATGAGTGCAGATCTCCCCCTTTGTATGCTGTTCCACCAACATAATTGTCCGCAGCAGGCCCATGGGCCGGAATCAAAACACGGCCGGTGCTCAGCCGTAAAGCATGGTCGGCGTTACAGCAATACCAGCCCGGTTCCGAAATCTGCTGTTGTGGTCCCCAGGTCCGGCCATTGTCGGTAGAACGTCTCAAAAAAACATTCCGCGCCCGGGGACTGTCCCAGCCCACATACGAGAACAGAATTTCCTGGTCAGACAGACGGATCAGATTGGGATGTTTTACGTTGTGCACCCACTCATTGGTCTGCAGCACCCGTCGATTCCCCCAGCTACGGCCCCGATCGTTGGATGTCATCGAACTGATCTGGCAGGCAACATGATCGCCGATTCCCGAAAACCCTTTCTTTTGCGCGGGCTGCTCGGACTGGCTGTAATATTCAGACCAGACCAGTAGTAATCGCCTCTCATCCAACGGGAAGATCAACTGATGATCGTGCCGCGGATGCTCTGGGGTCCAGGGGCAGACAATGGACTCATGAACCGGCTTCAACAACGGTCGTTTCTCAGCAGCCGTTTCCGCCTGCGCCTGTAACAGTGAACCGGTCCAACTTCCCGCTAATGTGCAGGCCAGAGAATGTTTCAGAAACTCACGGCGATGAACTCTCATACAAACTCTCCACATTCTGTCACTTGGAAATCAGCTGTGAAACAAAGGTTGTCGAGATTGTATTGTAAAGCAGTGTTGTGCTGTCGATCCAGACTGATCTCAGCGAAGAGAGTCTGGGGCAAAAGCGGCCTTTTGAAGCAATCACTCGGCTTCGACAGGTACCTTCTCCGCCAGACTCATGATCTTCCAGCCCGCCTTAGGTTGAAAGTCTGGTTCTGCTGTAAAGACCTGCACGTGATGATTGGTATCGATGGCGAATAATGGGATGCGTTTGGCGTCGATCTGGTTCTGAAATTGTTCAAAGGTAAATTCTTCTGACAACACCGTCGTTTTCATTTCCGCCCCCTGCTCCAGCATCCGACTCAGATCCTGGTAGTTCAACGACTCACCAAACACCGTCCGGCCACCATATTTGAAAGCGGTCTTCGCTTCAGCCTTCCCAGCCGTAGGTTCCGAAAGCCGGATTGTGAAGATATTCGCCTTGGTAAACTCCAGCCGATAATAATGCGCCGCCAGTGCATTCAGCTCCACCTGGGGGGAAACCGCCAGCAGGTGTCCAATGCCAATCAGGTCAATATGGCGTTCCGCATGTTCTGACACAGGGTTTCCCCAGTATGCTTGTAGCCCTTTCAGGCGGGCTTCTGTCACGGAAGACCAGTTCTGGTCGGTCAGAAACGTTCGAATGCCGTTTTTCTTCAGTTCCAGTGCAATCACCTGTGCCAGACGGTTTGCGCCGACAATCAGAAAGCCGTTCGGTTCAGGCTCGGCAACTTTCAGAAAACGAGCCAGCGGGCCGGCAGTCGTGCTCTGTAACACCACCGTCCCCACAATCACCATGAATGTCAGAGGAACCATTGCCGCTGCAAACGGATAACCGACCGCCTGCAGTTTAATGGCAAACAGGGCCGAGATTGCTGCTGCGACAATCCCGCGCGGAGCAATCCAGGACAGGAGGTGCCGCTCGTTCATCGACAGCTTGGATCCCAAGGCACAAAGATGCACGCTCACCGGGCGAATTACAAACTGAATCACCGCGAAGACCGCCACCGCAGGCCAGCCTAAATCACGAAATGAGCTCAGATTCATACGAGCTGCCAGCATGATGAACAGCATGGAAATCAGCAGGATACTCAGGCTTTCTTTGAAATCCAGAATGTCATCCAGATCCAGCCCCTTGGTATTCGCGAGCCAGATTCCCAGAACTGTCACCGAAAGCAGGCCGGATTCCGCCTCGAACATATTGGAAACGGCAAACACAACACACACCAAAGCCAGCGAGGCGAAATTATGCAGATACTGAGGAATCCAGTATTTCTTTAACAGGAATGCAAACAGGTAACCACTTACTGCGCCAAACAGCACCCCGATCAGTACCATTTTACCGAACACGACCAGTCCCGCGGCAAAGCCCCCTTCAGCGCCCCCAGCCAGAATGAATTCGAACACCAGAACCGCCAGAATCGCTCCCAGGGGATCGATCAGAATCCCCTCCCACTGCAGGATATGGGCCACGTTCTCTTTGGGTCGCACGGTTCTCAGCAGCGGTGTAATGACGGTCGGCCCGGTGACCACCATCAGGGCACCGAATAAAAACGAAACGTTCCAGGAAAAATCGAGCAGCAGCCGCGTCGCCAGGGTCGTTCCCATCCAGGTGATGAAGGCACCGATGGTAATCATATTGCGGATGACCCGCTCCAGCCCCGGTATGTTCTGCAGTTTCAGAGTCAGGCTACCTTCGAACAGAATCACCGCCACTGCCAGCGAAACGAAGGGAAACAGCAGATCTTCAAACAGTTCATCCGGATCCAGCCAGCCCATCACCGGGCCAGCGAAAATCCCTGTGGCCAGCAGGAAAATAATCGCGGGATATTTTACCCGCCAGGCAAGCCACTGGCAGACAATACCGGCCAGCAGAATAAATGACAGGGATAAAATAATGTGTTCACTCATGGGGACTCCAGACTTCATTTACGTAAGGGCCGCTTATTGTCCTGAGTCACTACCGATTGTGCAAGTCAGTCAACTTGTCAGAAGCAGACGGGTCCCTGGATGCAGCCTGAAGTGATCGCGCTCCCTTATTCAGCCTGCTTGAGTCGCATCTTGACGACTTCGCGTTTCTTGCGAACGATGCCATACAGGACACCTTCATCTGTCGCATCCCAGGCAATCCCCTGCCCCGCGAGGGGAGCAGCCAGCGTCTCCACGTACTCCATCACTCCCGGTTGTTCAGGAACCCGCAAGACATAGAGTTCCCCATGATCGTGACCGGTCGTGAAGAGCAGTCCCCCCGGCCCCCAGGCACCACCGGAATTACTGTTAGGCAGAAAGCGTTGCACCACCTGTTGCGGAAAGGTCCACTCCGCTTCCGGCTGCCATTGATCGTTGTAGCGTACCAGCCGGGTTTGCTTGACAGTCTCCGCTTTTCCGTAAAAAGCGAAGACCACCCACCACTTTCCTTCCCGGCGGTCAACCCAGTTGATCGCTCCGGTTGTGTTGGGGAACTTCAATGTCTGCAGCGGACGCAGACTCGCCGCGTCGAAAACTTCGATCGTATTTTTCAACGGAGATGCAGGCCAGTTTGAATGAGCACAATACAGCTTGCCGTCGATCACAATCCCGCTGTTCAAATGCTTGATATGTGAATCCCGCGGCGGCGACCAGAGCTTCAGTTTCTGACCACTCT includes these proteins:
- a CDS encoding sialidase family protein, which translates into the protein MRVHRREFLKHSLACTLAGSWTGSLLQAQAETAAEKRPLLKPVHESIVCPWTPEHPRHDHQLIFPLDERRLLLVWSEYYSQSEQPAQKKGFSGIGDHVACQISSMTSNDRGRSWGNRRVLQTNEWVHNVKHPNLIRLSDQEILFSYVGWDSPRARNVFLRRSTDNGRTWGPQQQISEPGWYCCNADHALRLSTGRVLIPAHGPAADNYVGGTAYKGGDLHSFVFYSDDGFQTWKRSANSMTAPGRGCHEPAIVELKDGRLLCFLRNTNQCLYQSYSEDGGIHWSKPVPTELPSPEAPSIVKRIPSTGDLLLLWNHVASPRNWPRTPLTAAVSQDEGKTWRHFKDIDNRTNYDAAYPSLTFVGDETLIAYYSRSTDWKRDSEVTLKIFQTDQFYA
- a CDS encoding cation:proton antiporter — protein: MSEHIILSLSFILLAGIVCQWLAWRVKYPAIIFLLATGIFAGPVMGWLDPDELFEDLLFPFVSLAVAVILFEGSLTLKLQNIPGLERVIRNMITIGAFITWMGTTLATRLLLDFSWNVSFLFGALMVVTGPTVITPLLRTVRPKENVAHILQWEGILIDPLGAILAVLVFEFILAGGAEGGFAAGLVVFGKMVLIGVLFGAVSGYLFAFLLKKYWIPQYLHNFASLALVCVVFAVSNMFEAESGLLSVTVLGIWLANTKGLDLDDILDFKESLSILLISMLFIMLAARMNLSSFRDLGWPAVAVFAVIQFVIRPVSVHLCALGSKLSMNERHLLSWIAPRGIVAAAISALFAIKLQAVGYPFAAAMVPLTFMVIVGTVVLQSTTAGPLARFLKVAEPEPNGFLIVGANRLAQVIALELKKNGIRTFLTDQNWSSVTEARLKGLQAYWGNPVSEHAERHIDLIGIGHLLAVSPQVELNALAAHYYRLEFTKANIFTIRLSEPTAGKAEAKTAFKYGGRTVFGESLNYQDLSRMLEQGAEMKTTVLSEEFTFEQFQNQIDAKRIPLFAIDTNHHVQVFTAEPDFQPKAGWKIMSLAEKVPVEAE